In Phoenix dactylifera cultivar Barhee BC4 chromosome 11, palm_55x_up_171113_PBpolish2nd_filt_p, whole genome shotgun sequence, the following are encoded in one genomic region:
- the LOC120112548 gene encoding uncharacterized protein LOC120112548 → MWDRLPTRAVLSRRGLGIPAECGACGADKTVDHVLFRCTWARSTWQWTGIPEEVWQERRLFLQLIRQWLASPETCQEAIRATCTAHQIWLARNARTFGERRMSPRFVAESARALAMESRLPTPSDIPLIARDTWGSFSAQAAPRTVFFTWEPPPPSFLKVNFDGSVLDGGTRGGAGFVIRDPRSRVVAAGGCRLFDISVPGAELRAAWAGLRHARQVLRASSIILEGDSATVIGWIQRGPSGESTDHPLIRDIRMMVRDSVAFEAKHVFREANGAADWVAAYAAHHSGYALRAGERERELPLALREIVYFDFLGCIQTRVV, encoded by the coding sequence atgtgggaccgccttccgacgagagcagtgTTGAGTCGGCGTGGTTTGGGGATCCCCGCGGAGTGCGGGGCTTGCGGCGCAGATAAGACTGTGGATCATGTACTATTTCGGTGCACTTGGGCGAGGTCGACATGGCAGTGGACAGGTATCCCGGAGGAGGTGTGGCAGGAGAGGAGACTCTTCCTGCAGTTGATACGACAGTGGTTGGCCAGTCCCGAGACATGTCAGGAGGCCATCCGAGCGACTTGCACAGCccatcagatctggctggcaaggaacgcTCGCACTTTCGGCGAGCGCAGGATGTCGCCGAGGTTTGTTGCGGAGTCTGCTCGAGCACTGGCGATGGAGTCCAGACTTCCCACCCCCTCTGACATACCCTTGATAGCTCGAGACACCTGGGGTTCCTTCTCTGCTCAGGCAGCTCCTCGAACGGTGTTctttacctgggagcccccacccccgagtttcctcaaggtaaaTTTTGATGGGTCGGTGTTGGATGGAGGTACGCGAGGCGGAGCAGGCTTCGTCATACGGGACCCTCGATCTAGGGTAGTGGCAGCGGGCGGTTGCCGGTTGTTTGACATATCAGTTCCTGGGGCAGAGTTGCGAGCTGCCTGGGCAGGTCTTCGCCATGCCCGGCAGGTGCTGCGGGCCAGCTCGATCATcctggagggcgactcggctacAGTTATTGGGTGGATCCAGCGGGGACCGAGTGGTGAGAGCACTGACCACCCTCTGATCCGGGACATTAGGATGATGGTGAGGGATAGCGTGGCCTttgaggccaagcatgtattcagagaggCCAACGGGGCGGCTGACTGGGTGGCTGCATACGCGGCCCACCATTCCGGATACGCCTTGAGggcaggagagagagagagagagctgcctTTGGCACTTCGTGAGATTGTGTATTTTGACTTTCTTGGGTGTATTCAGACACGCGTTGTCTGA